ATTAAAAACAAAAAGGGCTTGCGTGAACAGCAAGCCCTTTCAGGATTAGTTATGAGAATCACTCCTCAACTGCTCACGATACCATATCGGGACAGCCACCACCAAAAGTTTAAAGAGTAATTTGTTTTCATTTTATGAATTGGCGGTAAAAGTATAAACTTATCCGGAAGGAGCAAATAAATTTTAATCAGATACACATTGGGAAGGGAATCATCCTCTTTAGCGCGAATTTAAAAAGCTGACAGTTTTAAAGTTGTCAATCCACTCTGGACAAATATTCTATAATGCTTCAGAATGCTTGTTTAATAATTTGATGTCCGTTTTTGGTGAAATCAATAATGTTAATCCTCTTGACAGAATTTCATTCACGCATTCTAATTTAAAGTTACTCTGCTTACCAATATGTCGTTATTGGTCCCGTAGTCTTATTTATCCGCCCCGAAGGTTAAAATTCACTTTTTTAGATAATTGAAAGGCAGCGCTTTATAAATTATCTTTATACATTGACCAGGGGTGTAAAATTTGTATTCTAATTAATTTCCTCCGGCAGAATAATTTATAGAAGTCTATAAGAATCTGTAAGACTATCAGGCAATTGATCTTCACTCAGGGAACGTTTTAGCTCAAATTGTTATTTAGAATAAGTCTAAATTTGCATTGATTAAAAGAGCGATATGGCAAGTAATGAAAACATTCTGGATCAGTTCACTACCTCGGAATATAAATACGGATTCATATCCGATATCGAGCAGGATATTGCTCCAAAAGGTTTAAATGAAGAGACAGTTCGGTTTATATCTGCCAAAAAGCAGGAGCCCGGATGGTTGCTTGAATGGAGGCTGAAAGCGTATCGCTATTGGCTGACTATGGAGGAGCCGCAATGGGCTAATATTTACTATCCGGAAATTGATTACCAGCAATATCATTATTACGCTGCTCCCAAAGTAAAGCCACAACTAGGTTCTATGGATGAAGTAGACCCTGAGATTCGAAAGACCTTCGACAAGCTCGGTATTTCATTGGTTGAGCAAATGAGGCTGGCCGGCGTTGCTGTTGATGCGGTGCTGGATAGCGTAAGTGTTGCCACTACCTTTAAGAAAAAGCTGAGTGAACTGGGAATTATTTTTTGTTCTATGAGTGAGGCTGTTCGGGAACACCCGGAACTGGTGCAAAAGTATATGGGAACGGTAGTTCCTTTAACTGATAATTTTTTTGCTTCCCTGAATTCTGCAGTTTTTAGCGACGGATCTTTTGTATACATACCAAAGGGTGTTCGTTGCCCAATGGAATTAAGCACCTATTTCAGGATGAATGCAGCGAATACCGGTCAGTTTGAGCGTACCCTGGTTATAGCCGATGAAGGGAGCTATGTCAGTTACCTGGAAGGTTGCACCGCACCTATGAGAGATACAAACCAGCTCCATGCTGCAGTGGTGGAACTTATTGCGCTTGACAATGCCGAAATTAAATACAGCACCGTTCAGAATTGGTATCCGGGTGATAAGGAGGGAAAAGGTGGTATTTACAATTTTGTTACAAAGCGCGGTATTTGCTCCGGAATAAATAGTAAGATCAGCTGGACTCAGGTGGAAACCGGTTCTTCGATCACCTGGAAGTATCCCGGCGTTATCCTAAAGGGAGATAACTCCATTGGAGAATTTTATTCTGTAGCAGTTACGAATAATCACCAGCAGGCGGATACAGGAACTAAGATGATTCACATTGGCAAAAACACCCGAAGTCGTATTGTTAGTAAAGGAATTTCTTCAGGAAGTGGTAATAATTCATACCGTGGATTGGTGAAAATCAATAAGAAAGCAACAAATTCGCGCAATTTTTCACAGTGCGATTCCCTGTTAATGTCTGATCACTGCGGAGCACATACCTTTCCATATTTTGAGGTAAATAATCCTACTGCCATCGTGGAGCATGAAGCAACCACATCAAAGATTGGTGAGGATATTCTGTTTTACTGCAATCAGCGTGGTATTGGAACAGAAGAAGCCATTAACCTTATTGTAAACGGATATTGCAAAGAAGTCTTTAACCAGTTACCTATGGAGTTTGCCGTGGAAGCCCAGAAGCTACTTGCTGTTTCTTTGGAAGGAAGTGTAGGATAATCTGTTAAGGTGGACTGCCCGGCATTTAAAAGTGTCTCCCTTTAGCATTAAACAGTTTTGAGGAGCTTGTTTAATGCTTATCTGAAATTGGATGCCAGCTACCAGGTAACAACTTTTTAAAGTATAATGAATGAACCAAATGCTTGAAATAAAAAATTTAAGAGCCTCTGTAAATGGAATCGAAATCCTGAGGGGGGTAACCCTCACAGTAAATGAAGGCGAGGTACATGCCATTATGGGACCTAACGGTTCCGGGAAAAGTACACTGGCTTCCGTTTTATCGGGAAGGGATGATTATGAAGTTACAGAGGGTGAAGTATTATTTGATGGAGTGAATTTACTTGAACTGAATGTAGAGGACCGTGCACGGCAGGGCATCTTCCTTGCCTTCCAGTACCCGGTAGAAATTCCGGGAGTAAGCAATGCAAATTTTCTGAAAACGGCCGTAAACGAGACCCGTAAATCAAAGGGCCTGGAACCCATGCAGGCGAAAGAATTTCTTACAATGATGCGCGAAAAGATGAAGCTGCTGGAAATGGACCTGAAGCTTACTTCACGCTCGGTAAATGAAGGCTTTAGCGGAGGTGAAAAAAAACGCAATGAGATTTTTCAAATGGCGATGCTGAATCCACGGCTGGCCATACTGGATGAAACTGACAGTGGACTTGATATAGATGCACTGCGTATTGTTGCAGCGGGAGTGAACCATCTTCACCGCAGTGACAATGCATTTATTGTAATAACCCATTACCAGCGGCTGCTGGATTACATTGTTCCTGATTTTGTACATGTGCTGGAAGGTGGACGTATTGTAAAGTCAGGGACTAAGGAACTTGCTCTTGAGCTCGAGGAAAAAGGATACGATTGGATAAAAGAAGAAGCTGCCGAAAGTGTTAAGTCATGAGAAAGAAAGAGCTGGAAATACCAGGCTTAAATGAAAAATTGCTCGCAGGAATGCATTTCCTTGAAGCGGGAATGAACGGTAACAGGAATTCCATAGTAAACCGCTTACGCCAGCCGGCGATGGAGAAGTTCCGTCAGTCAGGTTTTCCTTCACCCAAAAATGAAGAATGGCGCTTCACTCCTATTGAATCGTCATTAAAAAAAATATCAAGACTTTCTTTTGATTCCCGTGTTCTATCTTCTGAAACAGAGGCATTTATTGCTTCTTTAGAGCCATCAGATGCTTACAAAGTGATCGTGGTTAACTCCAGGCCGGTTTTCTTTTCCACTCCGGATAATGCAGGAGTTGAATTAATGAGCATAAGCGATGCACAGAAAAAAATACCCTTAGTAATAGAAAAGCATTATGGGAAATATCTGTCCTTTGAAAATGAAACATTCAGTGCGATTAATACCGCATTAAGTAAAGATGGAATTGTTCTTCACATAAAGGATAATATTACTCTTGATAAGCCTCTTCATATTATATACGCACACGATAACCATGAAGAGGGCAATTTTTGTTGCAGCAGAATTTTAGTAGTGCTGGAAGAAGGTGCAAAAGCCAGTATCACTGAAACGCACATTGCTCTTTCAACCCATTTCTCTCTTTCGAATATCGGAGCCGAGATAAAGGTAAGTGCCAATGCACGGGTAGATTACTATTTGGTTCAGCATCTTGCTGCTGGACGCCATAACTTACAAAACGAAGAATCACAACAAAGAAGTTTTTCTTTTGGATCCGGAAGCACTGAAGCATCTATAATTGACAATCGCCAGGTTTCGTTAGATAAGGATAGCTATTGCAATTTTACCACAGTTACCTTGAGCGGACAATTGGTTCGTAATAATCTCAACGTTCAATTTGATGGAACAAATGGAGAAAGTCATCTTTACGGATTATACCTCCCTTCCGGCAATGAATTGTTTGATAATCATACTCTGGTTGACCATGCAACTCCAAGTTCTTTCAGTAAAGAGTTTTACAAAGGCATCATTTCAGGAAACGGGAAAGGTGTTTTTAACGGGAAGATTTTAGTGAGAAAAGATGCTCAAAAAACAAATGCCTACCAGAATAATAAAAATCTCCTGCTTTCAGATGAAGCGCACGTAAATGCGAAACCCCAGCTGGAAATTTTTGCCGACGATGTGAAATGCACACATGGAGCAACTACCGGGCAATTGGACCAGGATGCATTATTCTATTTACAGGCAAGAGGAATCGGAAAAAATGAAGCAAAAAAAATGCTTACGGTCGCATTCGCAGCTGACATGTTATCTCAAATATTACATGAACCTCTTCACCAACAATTAGAAAGATGGATTGAAGAGAAGCTTTCCCAACCATGATAGGGTTGTTCTGAATTCATATATCCATTAAGAAATATTCTCAATAAATTAAGCACAGGCACTGGGTGCCATATCTGCTATCGATATTGTAGCATTGTATAATCAAAGCTATATTTAAACTTTTCAGTGTATGGCTTTGTTACATATAAATCATTTTCCTGTAATCCACTGTATCTTTGCCTGTCATGAGTCAAGTCTTACAACATACAGAATCTGCCCTTGATATTGATTCTATTCGCAGTCAGTTTCCGATCCTTAAACGGCAGGTAAACGGAGTACCTTTAATCTATCTGGATAATGCGGCTACTTCACAAAAGCCACAAAGCGTTATAGATGCAATCACTAATTATTATAGTGAATTAAATGCAAATATCCATCGCGGCGTTCATACGCTTAGTCAGCAAGCAACTGATGCATATGAGCAATCCAGGCAAACAATTGCTGCATTTATTAATGCGGAGCAACATCATGAAATAATTTTTACCCGGGGCACCACAGAGTCCATTAATTTGGTTTCAAATTGCTTTGGGAAAAGATTTATTCAGCCCGGTGATGAGGTTATCATAACAGAAATGGAACACCATAGCAATATGGTTCCCTGGCAAATGATGTGTGAGGAACATCAGGCAGTTCTTAAAATAATTCCTGTAGATGCGAATGGTGATTTGATTTTTGACGAGTTTACCTCTCTCGTTAATAAGAAAACGAAACTGTTGGCTATATCACATGTTTCGAATACGCTTGGAACAATTAATCCTGTTAAAAAATATATTGAGCATGCACATCAGTTTGGTACAGCTGTTTTAATTGATGGTGCCCAGGCTATATCGCATATGGCAGTAGATGTTCAGGACCTGGACTGCGATTTCTATTGCTTTAGTGGTCACAAGATGTATGGACCAACAGGTGTTGGCATTTTATATGGAAAAGATAAATGGCTGACTGAATTTCCTCCCTACCACGGAGGAGGCGGAATGATTAAAGAAGTAACTCTTCAGAAGACCATTTATGCCGATTTGCCTTTAAAATTTGAAGCGGGAACCCCTAATATTGAAGGCGGTATTGCAATAGGGAAAGCGATAGAATGGATACAAAAGATCGGAATACAAAACATAGAACACCATGAGCAGGAGCTGATTCAGTATTCAATGAATGCTCTCAGTGCTATTCCCGGAATAAAGTTTATTGGTAAATCCCGACATCATGCCTCAGCTGTTTCCTTTATTCTTCATAATATACATCCATATGATACTGGGGTGATTCTTGATAAACTGGGAATTGCAGTTCGCACAGGGCACCATTGCAATCAACCACTTATGAAATGCTATAATATCCCCGGAACCGTACGCGCCTCTTTTGCTGTTTACAACATCATTGAAGAGATTGACGTGTTAGTTAAAGGATTATACAAAGTGATCAAAATGTTTAGTTGATGGAAGCCGTAAGAGAAATGATCGAGGTGGAGCAGGAAATAATTGATGAGTTCGAACTATTTGATGACTGGTCTGACCGGTATGAGCATTTGATCAACGAAGGCAAATCATTGCCGTTAATCGATACCATTTATAAAGACGAGGATCACCTGGTAAAAGGGTGTCAGAGCCTTGTATGGCTGCATGCGGATCACGGAAATGAAAGAATGCATTATACAGCAGATAGTGATGCAATTATTACAAAAGGAATGATCGCTTTGCTATTGCGGGTATTAAATGATCGCACGCCTGATGAAATTATTAATGCAAAGCTTGCTTTTATTGACCGCATCAATCTTAAAGAACACCTTAGCCCTGGACGCGCAAACGGTTTAGTGAGCATGTTAAGGAAAATAAAAATATACGCCCTCGCTTTTAAAACCACGAACCATCAAACATGAACAATGTGCCTGAAATAGTTTCTGAAAAACCCACTGAATTTAAAGAGATTACTCGTGATGAAGTGGTGCAGGCAATAAAGACTTGCTATGACCCGGAAATACCTGTCGATATTTGGGAACTTGGACTCATCTATGAGTTAAACGTGGTAATGAATAATATTTATGTTCGCATGACTTTAACCTCACCAGCTTGCCCGGCTGCACAATCCCTTCCCGCAGATGTAGAACAAAAGCTAAAAAGCATATCCGGAGCTAAAGACGTAAGTGTTGAAGTTGTTTGGGATCCTCCATATGAATCAAGCATGATGAGCGATGAAGCAAGGCTGGAGTTGGGATTCTCATGAATATGTAAAAATATTCACACTTACGGACTTGTGCTCTTCCGCTGTTCATATCTTTTCTACCAGAATTATTTATTTTATTTTTTTCATTATTATAATTACAGTACGGCATAACCTGAATCGTGAGCCGTAGTTTGATTGATCCGCACAATGGATTAAATTAATACTTAGATGTTTTTCAGAGATCCCTTTGTATTTTATCGCTATAAAAATCTTTTCTTAATTGCATGAGAAAGAGACCATGTATAGTTATAATATTGTGAATGACACCTTCGAAATAGAATGGAGCCATACCCCAACCGTAAAAACTAAATATTATCATTGCTTTTACATCGAAATAAAATGGAATCACAATGATGAAAGAAAGCGGGAAAGGTTAAGAAGAGATTTTCTAAGGCTTCTTAACAGATACTATGATTGAGAACAATTATGATAGTATCGGGTATCTGAAATTAGCTGCAACTTTAACCACGTTTAGCATCTCCGGTACTTGGAAATAAATACTAAAAAAATAACTTTATAGCTCAAATTTTTAGCCATGAGCATTAAAGTCCACGAAATTGAAGCTTACATACTAAGATCTAAAGATTTCGCGAAACCCATATTAATCCATTTCAGAAACCTGGTACATCAGGCATGCCCTGAAGTGGAGGAAAAAATTAAATGGAGCTTTCCTCACTTCGATTACCTTGGTGAAATGATGTGCAGCATGGCAGCTTTTAAAGAACATTGCTCACTCGGTTTCTGGAAGTATTCATTGTTAAACTCGGCTCCTTCACAACACGGTGATCAGGATAAGGACGGCATGGGAAGCTTCGGTAAAATAAAATCACTAAAGGAAATGCCGCTGGATAAGGTTCTTACCAGTATGGTTAAAGAAGCAATGAAATTGAATAAGCAGGGTATTAAGCTACCCTCACGATCTAGGCCGGCAGAGAAAAAGGAATTAGTTGTTCCGGATTACTTTATTGCTTTCCTGAAAAAAAATAAGAAAGCATATC
The window above is part of the Chitinophagales bacterium genome. Proteins encoded here:
- the sufB gene encoding Fe-S cluster assembly protein SufB, with the translated sequence MASNENILDQFTTSEYKYGFISDIEQDIAPKGLNEETVRFISAKKQEPGWLLEWRLKAYRYWLTMEEPQWANIYYPEIDYQQYHYYAAPKVKPQLGSMDEVDPEIRKTFDKLGISLVEQMRLAGVAVDAVLDSVSVATTFKKKLSELGIIFCSMSEAVREHPELVQKYMGTVVPLTDNFFASLNSAVFSDGSFVYIPKGVRCPMELSTYFRMNAANTGQFERTLVIADEGSYVSYLEGCTAPMRDTNQLHAAVVELIALDNAEIKYSTVQNWYPGDKEGKGGIYNFVTKRGICSGINSKISWTQVETGSSITWKYPGVILKGDNSIGEFYSVAVTNNHQQADTGTKMIHIGKNTRSRIVSKGISSGSGNNSYRGLVKINKKATNSRNFSQCDSLLMSDHCGAHTFPYFEVNNPTAIVEHEATTSKIGEDILFYCNQRGIGTEEAINLIVNGYCKEVFNQLPMEFAVEAQKLLAVSLEGSVG
- the sufC gene encoding Fe-S cluster assembly ATPase SufC translates to MLEIKNLRASVNGIEILRGVTLTVNEGEVHAIMGPNGSGKSTLASVLSGRDDYEVTEGEVLFDGVNLLELNVEDRARQGIFLAFQYPVEIPGVSNANFLKTAVNETRKSKGLEPMQAKEFLTMMREKMKLLEMDLKLTSRSVNEGFSGGEKKRNEIFQMAMLNPRLAILDETDSGLDIDALRIVAAGVNHLHRSDNAFIVITHYQRLLDYIVPDFVHVLEGGRIVKSGTKELALELEEKGYDWIKEEAAESVKS
- a CDS encoding SufD family Fe-S cluster assembly protein; the protein is MRKKELEIPGLNEKLLAGMHFLEAGMNGNRNSIVNRLRQPAMEKFRQSGFPSPKNEEWRFTPIESSLKKISRLSFDSRVLSSETEAFIASLEPSDAYKVIVVNSRPVFFSTPDNAGVELMSISDAQKKIPLVIEKHYGKYLSFENETFSAINTALSKDGIVLHIKDNITLDKPLHIIYAHDNHEEGNFCCSRILVVLEEGAKASITETHIALSTHFSLSNIGAEIKVSANARVDYYLVQHLAAGRHNLQNEESQQRSFSFGSGSTEASIIDNRQVSLDKDSYCNFTTVTLSGQLVRNNLNVQFDGTNGESHLYGLYLPSGNELFDNHTLVDHATPSSFSKEFYKGIISGNGKGVFNGKILVRKDAQKTNAYQNNKNLLLSDEAHVNAKPQLEIFADDVKCTHGATTGQLDQDALFYLQARGIGKNEAKKMLTVAFAADMLSQILHEPLHQQLERWIEEKLSQP
- a CDS encoding cysteine desulfurase, whose amino-acid sequence is MSQVLQHTESALDIDSIRSQFPILKRQVNGVPLIYLDNAATSQKPQSVIDAITNYYSELNANIHRGVHTLSQQATDAYEQSRQTIAAFINAEQHHEIIFTRGTTESINLVSNCFGKRFIQPGDEVIITEMEHHSNMVPWQMMCEEHQAVLKIIPVDANGDLIFDEFTSLVNKKTKLLAISHVSNTLGTINPVKKYIEHAHQFGTAVLIDGAQAISHMAVDVQDLDCDFYCFSGHKMYGPTGVGILYGKDKWLTEFPPYHGGGGMIKEVTLQKTIYADLPLKFEAGTPNIEGGIAIGKAIEWIQKIGIQNIEHHEQELIQYSMNALSAIPGIKFIGKSRHHASAVSFILHNIHPYDTGVILDKLGIAVRTGHHCNQPLMKCYNIPGTVRASFAVYNIIEEIDVLVKGLYKVIKMFS
- a CDS encoding SufE family protein — protein: MEAVREMIEVEQEIIDEFELFDDWSDRYEHLINEGKSLPLIDTIYKDEDHLVKGCQSLVWLHADHGNERMHYTADSDAIITKGMIALLLRVLNDRTPDEIINAKLAFIDRINLKEHLSPGRANGLVSMLRKIKIYALAFKTTNHQT
- a CDS encoding DUF59 domain-containing protein is translated as MNNVPEIVSEKPTEFKEITRDEVVQAIKTCYDPEIPVDIWELGLIYELNVVMNNIYVRMTLTSPACPAAQSLPADVEQKLKSISGAKDVSVEVVWDPPYESSMMSDEARLELGFS
- a CDS encoding YdeI/OmpD-associated family protein; amino-acid sequence: MSIKVHEIEAYILRSKDFAKPILIHFRNLVHQACPEVEEKIKWSFPHFDYLGEMMCSMAAFKEHCSLGFWKYSLLNSAPSQHGDQDKDGMGSFGKIKSLKEMPLDKVLTSMVKEAMKLNKQGIKLPSRSRPAEKKELVVPDYFIAFLKKNKKAYQVFENFPYSHKKEYVQWIEEAKTEPTRIKRIETAMEWIAEGRGRNWKYESK